A region of Paenibacillus sp. 37 DNA encodes the following proteins:
- a CDS encoding carbon-nitrogen family hydrolase yields MTEKQQGEMRVALIQGDIQLGDPEANHKHMQTLLERAVEQYPDLGLAVLPEMWNTGYALNQIHELADPEGRKSREWLSAFAQKHQISIVGGSIAEKRDGQIYNTMYAYDREGKQVTRYDKLHLFRLMDEEKYLQPGAEPEIFELQNGLTAGASICYDIRFPELARTLALNGAKALIVPAEWPNPRLHHWRTLLTARAIENQMYVIACNRVGKGGDTEFFGHSLIIDPWGEIVAEGGEGEEIVTGIIRPSLVDEVRGRIPVFEDRRPGVYFGEK; encoded by the coding sequence ATGACAGAAAAACAACAGGGAGAAATGCGTGTAGCCCTGATTCAGGGCGATATTCAACTCGGAGACCCTGAGGCCAATCATAAACATATGCAGACGTTGCTTGAGCGTGCGGTAGAACAATATCCGGATCTGGGGCTGGCTGTGCTGCCTGAGATGTGGAATACCGGATACGCTTTGAACCAAATTCATGAACTCGCTGACCCGGAAGGCCGGAAATCTCGGGAATGGCTGTCTGCTTTTGCTCAAAAACATCAAATTTCCATCGTTGGCGGTTCCATTGCCGAGAAACGGGATGGTCAAATATACAATACAATGTACGCGTATGATCGTGAAGGAAAACAGGTAACACGATATGATAAATTACATTTGTTCCGTCTAATGGACGAGGAGAAATATTTACAGCCAGGTGCGGAACCTGAAATTTTTGAATTGCAGAACGGTCTTACAGCGGGTGCTTCGATCTGTTATGACATCCGGTTCCCGGAACTAGCCCGCACACTTGCTTTGAATGGTGCCAAAGCATTGATTGTACCGGCCGAATGGCCGAACCCTCGTCTGCACCACTGGCGTACGTTACTTACTGCACGAGCGATTGAGAACCAAATGTATGTGATCGCCTGTAACCGTGTGGGAAAAGGGGGGGACACCGAGTTTTTCGGACATTCTCTCATCATTGATCCGTGGGGTGAGATTGTGGCTGAAGGTGGCGAAGGGGAAGAGATCGTGACTGGAATCATTCGCCCTTCCCTGGTAGATGAGGTTCGCGGGCGTATTCCCGTGTTTGAAGACCGTCGACCTGGCGTTTATTTTGGCGAAAAATAA